One window of the Gammaproteobacteria bacterium genome contains the following:
- a CDS encoding aminotransferase class V-fold PLP-dependent enzyme: MANLVDSNDFPASRRSTYLNSASVALMYRGGAEAAIEWQEDVANNGTINFDEVAEDEVFQDLHRAAARLFDVKPDDMAVAASSTEFLCSLAWAIMPGAGTNVVSADVVFPTTLYPWARISRYTGCEIRLARGRDGYVSPDEMLSLIDDSTAVVCVSHVEYGTGQMYNLTELGEVAHDHGALLIVDATQSAGGVPIDPSACRADALISAGYKWLCGPFGAAVMYLAPHLHEALNPGLIGWRSHKDMWDLQADRLELPTTARRFEFSTMGYGCAVGLTRSIEYLVGVGVKRIFDYNLGLADLLIEGLRERGAAIVSPLEDAERTSIVSARFPNADPSEVAAHLGRANVVVSLRGDFVRFSPHLYNRPDDIEHALKELDRFLA, translated from the coding sequence TTGGCAAACCTGGTTGATTCGAACGACTTTCCGGCAAGCCGCAGGTCCACATACCTGAACAGCGCATCGGTGGCGCTGATGTATCGCGGTGGCGCGGAGGCCGCCATCGAGTGGCAGGAGGACGTGGCGAACAACGGTACGATCAACTTCGACGAGGTCGCGGAAGACGAGGTCTTCCAGGATCTGCACCGGGCCGCGGCACGCCTCTTCGACGTCAAGCCCGACGACATGGCGGTCGCCGCGAGTTCCACCGAATTCCTGTGCTCCCTGGCCTGGGCCATCATGCCCGGGGCCGGCACGAACGTCGTGAGCGCGGACGTCGTGTTCCCCACGACCCTGTATCCATGGGCCCGGATCTCAAGGTATACGGGCTGTGAGATTCGACTCGCCCGGGGCCGCGACGGGTATGTGAGTCCCGACGAGATGCTTTCCCTAATCGACGACTCGACCGCAGTCGTGTGCGTCTCGCACGTCGAGTATGGCACGGGCCAGATGTACAACCTGACCGAGCTGGGCGAAGTGGCTCACGATCACGGCGCGCTCCTCATCGTAGACGCGACCCAGTCCGCCGGAGGGGTTCCGATAGATCCGTCAGCCTGCCGCGCCGACGCGCTGATTTCCGCCGGCTATAAATGGCTCTGCGGCCCCTTCGGAGCGGCAGTCATGTATCTGGCGCCACACCTCCATGAAGCGCTGAATCCCGGATTGATCGGCTGGCGGAGCCACAAGGATATGTGGGATCTGCAGGCGGACCGGCTAGAGCTGCCCACCACGGCGCGGCGCTTCGAGTTCAGCACCATGGGATACGGATGCGCCGTCGGGCTCACGAGGTCGATCGAGTACCTGGTCGGAGTCGGCGTGAAGCGGATCTTCGACTACAACCTGGGCCTGGCGGATCTGCTCATCGAGGGACTCCGGGAGCGCGGGGCGGCGATCGTCTCCCCGCTGGAGGATGCGGAGCGAACATCGATCGTCTCCGCGCGGTTCCCGAACGCGGACCCTTCGGAGGTTGCCGCACATCTGGGTCGGGCCAACGTGGTCGTTTCGTTGAGGGGCGACTTCGTTCGCTTCTCGCCCCATCTCTACAACCGGCCTGACGACATCGAGCACGCTCTGAAGGAGCTCGATCGGTTCCTCGCCTGA
- a CDS encoding class A beta-lactamase-related serine hydrolase, with protein MTSLLPHRILTCHMALGLAASTFFLSLASTLSAQEEHLALLRGKLQTELEGIVNGYEGVAGVHIIDLTSGDRFRVNDELVFPQASSIKIPILLELFRRSEEEPGLLRRRIDMTDEVRTGGSGVLLHLTDGGASLSLEDYAIYMIVYSDNTGTNVLIDEMGMDEVNALSASLGAEHTLLQRKMIQPEESARGNENLSTPRDAALIMERIANCGLPMSEASCARVREILEIFKGGPIRNPVPRNVPIAFKPGGITGVSTVWGLVDVPDRPYVISVMSNYGGDGGAVVEAVSAAAYDYFSRLSGITMYGTRVDPEVKRRVRRPGG; from the coding sequence ATGACGTCTTTGCTGCCGCACCGTATCCTCACCTGCCACATGGCCCTCGGCCTTGCCGCCTCCACGTTCTTCCTCTCCCTCGCCTCCACGCTCTCGGCCCAGGAGGAGCATCTGGCGCTTCTGCGCGGAAAGCTGCAGACGGAGCTGGAAGGCATCGTGAATGGCTATGAGGGCGTCGCCGGCGTTCACATCATCGACCTGACTTCGGGGGACCGCTTCCGGGTGAACGACGAGCTGGTCTTCCCGCAGGCCAGCTCCATCAAGATCCCCATTCTGCTGGAACTCTTCCGGCGGTCCGAGGAGGAGCCGGGGCTGCTCCGTCGCCGCATCGACATGACCGACGAGGTGCGCACCGGCGGCAGCGGGGTGCTGCTTCACCTTACCGACGGAGGCGCGTCGCTGTCGCTTGAGGACTACGCCATCTACATGATCGTGTATTCGGACAACACCGGGACCAACGTGCTCATCGACGAGATGGGAATGGACGAGGTGAACGCCCTCTCCGCCTCGCTCGGCGCCGAGCACACCCTGCTGCAGCGCAAGATGATCCAGCCGGAGGAATCCGCGCGCGGGAACGAGAATCTTTCCACGCCCCGGGACGCCGCGCTGATCATGGAGCGGATCGCGAACTGTGGCTTGCCGATGAGCGAGGCAAGCTGCGCACGGGTGCGCGAGATCCTCGAGATCTTCAAGGGCGGACCCATCCGCAACCCGGTGCCCCGCAACGTTCCCATCGCCTTCAAGCCGGGCGGGATCACCGGCGTATCCACCGTCTGGGGCCTCGTGGACGTGCCCGACCGCCCCTACGTGATCTCGGTGATGTCCAACTACGGCGGCGACGGCGGGGCGGTCGTGGAGGCGGTGTCGGCCGCGGCCTACGACTACTTCTCGCGCCTGTCCGGCATCACCATGTACGGCACACGGGTCGACCCGGAGGTCAAGCGGAGGGTGCGAAGGCCGGGGGGGTGA
- a CDS encoding FAD-dependent oxidoreductase, whose translation MMDRRTLLKIGGLGLLGSGLGACGVRSTPMAQAPLRLAPVRVDPDRIIRTTVGLRPHRPAGFLLRAERLDETTVIHNYGHGGAGMSLSWGTGAMAAEMALEHDSRRAAVIGCGAAGLTAARQLQRRGFDVTIYTMDVPPNTTSNMSLAGFTPTSGLIDGDLRTPAWDAQFREAAEISYRQLQLLVGRGYGVSWIHSYALSDNEPRPRGGGGGDREPLLPAHLRTGTRLLGPGEHPFATRYATQRTQMRIEPSIYLDALVRDVVDRGGRIVIRKFTEPGELVELEESVVVNCTGLGARDLFSDRTMVPLKGQLTVLIPQPEVNYGTFGGAPVSAGGLGIHMQPRSDGIVLGGTSERGEWSLEPNRDALERIVAAHRAVFSAMRI comes from the coding sequence ATGATGGATCGACGAACGCTGCTGAAAATCGGCGGCCTGGGGCTGCTCGGGAGCGGGCTGGGCGCGTGCGGAGTGCGCTCGACACCCATGGCCCAGGCGCCGCTGCGGCTCGCACCTGTGCGCGTCGACCCGGACCGCATCATCCGCACGACTGTGGGCCTCCGCCCCCATCGCCCGGCGGGCTTCCTGCTGCGCGCCGAGCGGCTGGACGAGACCACCGTGATCCACAACTACGGGCACGGCGGGGCGGGGATGTCGCTCTCATGGGGCACGGGCGCCATGGCCGCCGAGATGGCCCTGGAGCACGACAGCCGCCGCGCTGCGGTCATCGGTTGCGGGGCCGCGGGCCTCACCGCCGCGCGTCAACTGCAGCGACGCGGCTTCGACGTGACCATCTACACGATGGACGTTCCCCCCAACACGACCTCGAACATGTCGCTCGCGGGGTTCACTCCCACCTCGGGCCTCATCGACGGTGACCTGCGCACGCCCGCCTGGGACGCACAGTTCCGCGAGGCCGCGGAGATTTCCTACCGGCAGCTGCAACTGCTTGTCGGACGGGGATACGGGGTGTCCTGGATCCACAGCTACGCGCTGAGCGACAACGAGCCGCGACCCCGGGGAGGCGGGGGAGGGGACCGCGAGCCGCTGCTTCCCGCGCACCTGCGCACGGGCACCAGGCTGCTCGGCCCGGGGGAACATCCGTTTGCAACCCGCTACGCGACCCAGCGCACCCAGATGCGCATCGAACCCTCCATCTATCTCGATGCCCTGGTGCGGGACGTGGTGGACCGAGGCGGGCGCATCGTCATCCGAAAGTTCACCGAGCCGGGGGAGCTGGTGGAGCTGGAGGAGTCGGTCGTGGTCAACTGTACCGGGCTGGGCGCGCGCGACCTGTTCAGCGACCGCACGATGGTCCCCCTCAAGGGACAGCTCACCGTGCTGATTCCGCAGCCGGAAGTGAACTACGGCACCTTCGGGGGCGCCCCCGTTTCCGCCGGTGGCCTTGGCATCCACATGCAGCCGCGCAGCGACGGCATCGTGTTGGGCGGAACCTCGGAGCGCGGCGAGTGGTCGCTCGAGCCCAACCGGGACGCGCTGGAACGCATCGTGGCCGCGCACCGGGCCGTCTTCTCGGCGATGCGCATCTGA
- a CDS encoding HigA family addiction module antitoxin encodes MPMKNPPHPGRDIQLTCLEPLGLSVTDAARMLGVARHTLSRLLNGHAGISAEMAIRLEKAGWSNAEFWMRLQAAYDLAQARKREDRIRVDLDLMPARVEERQPVG; translated from the coding sequence ATGCCTATGAAGAACCCACCCCACCCCGGTCGCGACATCCAGCTCACCTGTCTGGAGCCGCTGGGTTTGAGCGTCACCGACGCGGCGCGAATGCTGGGCGTGGCGCGTCACACGCTCTCACGCCTGCTGAACGGCCACGCGGGCATATCCGCTGAGATGGCCATTCGGCTGGAAAAGGCAGGCTGGTCCAACGCGGAGTTCTGGATGCGCCTTCAAGCGGCCTACGACCTCGCCCAGGCGAGAAAGCGCGAAGATCGGATCAGGGTCGATCTCGATCTCATGCCCGCGCGCGTCGAAGAGCGACAGCCGGTCGGGTAA
- a CDS encoding aminotransferase class V-fold PLP-dependent enzyme — protein sequence MTGSRSLADPADFPASGQSTYLNAASAALMYRGARQSAVEWQRELAENGTINFDETAEEAVFEDLHRAAARLFNASPDDIAVATSVTELLCSLAWAVAPGPGTNVVSTRVVHPSTHYPWVRVSSFTGCEIRLAPATDGYADPDALLGSIDDRTAVVSISHAEFRTGQLYDLAHLADVAHAHGALLVVDATQSAGAVPIDVSAAGVDALVSAGYKWLCGPFGAAVMYLAPHLQNELDPGLVGWRSHRDMWDLRADRLELPSGARRFEFSTMGYGCAAGLTRSIEFLVGAGIERISAHNRRLADLLVDVLRKQGAEIVSPLNERERTSTVAARFPGRDSAGIASRLNAARVVVSSRGDVIRISPHLYNAPDDIERVREELDRCLN from the coding sequence GTGACCGGAAGCCGTTCTCTCGCTGATCCTGCGGACTTCCCGGCAAGCGGACAGTCCACATACCTGAATGCAGCCTCGGCCGCCCTCATGTACCGGGGTGCCCGGCAGTCCGCCGTGGAGTGGCAACGGGAGCTGGCGGAGAACGGAACCATCAACTTTGACGAAACCGCCGAGGAAGCCGTCTTCGAGGATCTGCATCGAGCCGCGGCGCGTCTCTTTAACGCGTCGCCCGACGACATCGCCGTCGCGACGAGCGTAACCGAACTCCTTTGCTCGCTCGCCTGGGCGGTGGCCCCCGGTCCCGGTACCAATGTGGTAAGCACCCGGGTAGTGCACCCGAGCACCCACTATCCCTGGGTTCGGGTTTCGTCCTTCACCGGTTGCGAGATCCGGCTCGCTCCGGCCACCGACGGGTACGCGGACCCGGACGCCCTGCTCGGCTCGATCGACGACCGCACGGCTGTCGTCTCGATCTCCCACGCCGAGTTCCGGACGGGCCAACTCTACGATCTGGCCCATCTGGCGGACGTTGCCCACGCCCACGGCGCGCTCCTGGTGGTGGACGCGACCCAGTCGGCCGGAGCCGTCCCCATCGACGTCTCGGCCGCCGGCGTCGATGCGCTGGTCTCGGCCGGGTACAAGTGGCTGTGCGGCCCCTTCGGAGCGGCGGTGATGTATCTCGCTCCGCATCTCCAGAACGAGCTGGATCCCGGACTCGTCGGCTGGCGGAGCCACCGGGACATGTGGGATCTGCGGGCGGACCGGCTGGAGCTTCCGAGCGGCGCCCGGCGCTTCGAGTTCAGCACCATGGGGTACGGATGCGCCGCCGGGCTCACACGATCGATCGAATTCCTGGTCGGCGCGGGAATCGAACGGATCAGCGCGCACAACCGCCGCCTGGCTGATCTGCTCGTGGATGTACTCCGGAAGCAGGGCGCCGAGATCGTCTCTCCTCTGAACGAGCGCGAGCGGACAAGCACTGTGGCCGCCAGATTCCCGGGCCGGGACTCCGCAGGGATCGCCAGCCGTCTGAACGCCGCGAGGGTTGTCGTCTCCAGCCGGGGTGATGTCATCCGCATCTCCCCGCATCTTTACAACGCACCGGACGACATCGAGCGCGTGCGCGAGGAACTCGACCGGTGTCTCAACTGA
- a CDS encoding type II toxin-antitoxin system RelE/ParE family toxin — translation MIRTFRHRGLKRLFGRADASRVPADQRERIGIALAALDAAKVPSDVSRPGYRLHPLKGSRAGYWSISLTRTWRIVFRMHEGNAYDVDLVDYH, via the coding sequence TTGATTCGGACGTTCCGGCATCGGGGCCTCAAGCGGTTGTTCGGTCGAGCCGATGCCAGCAGAGTCCCGGCCGACCAACGAGAGCGTATTGGGATCGCCCTCGCGGCTCTCGATGCCGCCAAGGTCCCTTCCGACGTAAGTCGACCGGGTTACAGGCTGCATCCGCTGAAGGGCAGCCGCGCCGGATACTGGAGCATCTCGCTCACACGGACCTGGAGGATTGTCTTCCGCATGCATGAAGGGAACGCGTACGATGTCGACCTCGTCGACTATCACTAG